A window of bacterium BMS3Abin02 contains these coding sequences:
- the fgd1_2 gene encoding F420-dependent glucose-6-phosphate dehydrogenase: MQLTMEPLEEILDHARAADRAGIDTFWLAEAYPWWRKHGMEARSSTALSPVIARETSRIAIGWGIISPYTRHPLQIAMEARVVQEAAGRDRFLLGLGASKIFMKEVASGDRPVARPLAAIRESVEIIRATLSGSAVDFDGKAFSAHIPALAPEADAPVWPVPMYIAATGPKMLDMAGEIADGVLTASITTPGFVRYAKEKARIGALRANRDIGDIDIGCTIVASIDEDRDRGRDGAREIAGMYLANKVQNIRGSADVLLEKAGLTFDEIRPIAAAMERGGRLAAKEEVTDEILDKVHPIAGTPEDCIAAIEDYRAAGCTHIMLELWGANRVRQLELFGSHVLPRLGAAQ; this comes from the coding sequence ATGCAGCTCACGATGGAGCCGCTCGAGGAGATCCTCGATCATGCCCGGGCCGCCGATCGTGCCGGGATCGACACCTTCTGGCTCGCCGAGGCCTATCCCTGGTGGCGAAAGCATGGCATGGAAGCCCGATCCTCCACTGCTCTCTCCCCCGTCATCGCCCGCGAAACCTCGAGGATCGCCATCGGATGGGGCATCATCTCGCCCTATACACGTCACCCCCTCCAGATTGCGATGGAGGCGCGCGTCGTCCAGGAAGCGGCAGGGCGGGACCGCTTCCTCCTCGGCCTGGGAGCTTCGAAGATCTTCATGAAAGAGGTTGCCTCCGGTGATCGCCCCGTTGCGCGGCCTCTCGCGGCCATCCGAGAAAGCGTCGAGATCATCCGGGCCACCCTGTCCGGTAGCGCCGTCGATTTCGATGGCAAGGCGTTCTCGGCTCACATTCCCGCCCTGGCGCCCGAGGCGGACGCGCCGGTGTGGCCGGTACCGATGTACATCGCCGCCACCGGACCGAAGATGCTCGACATGGCCGGCGAGATCGCCGACGGGGTGCTGACCGCCAGCATCACCACCCCCGGGTTCGTCCGATACGCCAAGGAGAAGGCTCGGATCGGCGCGCTCCGCGCCAACCGCGACATCGGCGACATCGACATCGGCTGCACCATCGTGGCAAGCATCGACGAGGACCGGGATCGAGGTCGCGACGGTGCCCGTGAGATCGCAGGGATGTATCTTGCCAACAAGGTGCAGAACATTCGAGGGTCCGCGGACGTCCTCCTCGAGAAGGCCGGACTGACCTTCGATGAGATTCGTCCGATCGCAGCCGCGATGGAGCGCGGGGGACGTCTGGCAGCCAAGGAAGAGGTCACCGACGAGATCCTCGACAAGGTCCATCCCATCGCCGGCACACCGGAGGACTGTATCGCCGCCATCGAGGACTACCGGGCGGCGGGCTGCACCCACATCATGCTGGAACTCTGGGGTGCGAACCGGGTGCGGCAACTCGAGCTGTTCGGATCGCACGTGCTACCCAGGTTGGGGGCCGCCCAGTGA
- the pepQ_2 gene encoding xaa-Pro dipeptidase: MTYAIDTAKLDRVRALMADDGLDALVVRSPDNVCYLTNYWSMKGYAMAVFPREGDPTLMALVPQEEEAHEMAWTSDILLFNGYDPADPRPPAARSLDRTLEVLRERGLTGRIGIERSQLSQGADRMAGEPTVFTEAYFHAFDGVAEKVVDAVPLLTRARLIKTPQEIERMSIANELAALALEHCRERIRVGMSTAELGALWEGHVHEVGIGFDDKVLMARGFSLVWSGDGIRTFTPTKGEPVVSDEPTLFEIWVCADGYWNDLTKNMVVGTLTPRYDRLLDDLLAVWRRAIAYARPGVPLAGLDRIIREGIVEAGYDSPSHPVSHGVGTRAHEPPWPHQAGEGMIEEGMVLAIEPGTYFPGGGGLRLEDNFLITADGAKKLCRYEDDFR; this comes from the coding sequence GTGACCTATGCGATCGATACCGCGAAACTCGACCGGGTTCGAGCACTGATGGCCGACGACGGTCTGGACGCGCTCGTCGTCCGATCTCCCGACAACGTCTGCTACCTGACCAACTACTGGTCGATGAAAGGCTATGCCATGGCGGTCTTCCCTCGCGAGGGCGACCCCACCCTCATGGCCCTCGTACCCCAGGAGGAGGAAGCCCACGAGATGGCATGGACCTCCGACATCCTCCTCTTCAACGGGTACGATCCGGCGGATCCGCGACCACCGGCCGCACGCTCGCTCGACCGGACCCTGGAAGTCCTTCGTGAACGCGGCCTCACCGGACGAATCGGAATCGAACGGTCCCAACTCTCCCAGGGGGCAGATCGGATGGCGGGAGAACCGACCGTGTTCACCGAGGCATACTTTCACGCCTTCGACGGCGTCGCCGAGAAGGTCGTCGATGCCGTCCCGCTCCTCACCCGCGCACGGCTGATCAAGACCCCCCAGGAAATCGAGCGGATGAGCATCGCCAATGAGCTTGCCGCCCTCGCCCTCGAACATTGCCGGGAGCGCATCCGCGTCGGGATGAGCACCGCCGAACTCGGCGCCCTCTGGGAAGGTCACGTCCACGAGGTGGGAATCGGGTTTGACGACAAGGTGCTCATGGCCCGCGGCTTCTCGCTCGTCTGGTCCGGAGACGGGATCCGCACGTTTACACCGACGAAGGGGGAACCCGTCGTCTCCGACGAGCCCACGCTCTTCGAGATCTGGGTCTGCGCCGACGGGTACTGGAACGACCTCACGAAGAACATGGTCGTCGGCACCCTCACTCCCCGCTACGACCGACTCCTCGACGACCTCCTGGCCGTCTGGCGGCGCGCGATCGCCTATGCGAGACCAGGCGTCCCGTTGGCCGGGCTCGACCGGATCATTCGGGAAGGCATCGTCGAGGCAGGGTACGATTCGCCCTCTCACCCGGTCTCACACGGTGTCGGCACCCGGGCGCACGAACCCCCGTGGCCCCACCAGGCGGGTGAAGGCATGATCGAGGAGGGAATGGTGCTCGCCATCGAACCGGGGACCTACTTCCCGGGAGGCGGTGGACTCCGTCTCGAGGACAACTTCCTCATCACCGCCGACGGTGCAAAGAAACTCTGCCGGTACGAGGACGACTTCCGATGA
- the lptB_3 gene encoding lipopolysaccharide export system ATP-binding protein LptB, giving the protein MSTDGIASATSAVDERRPASNLRAVSISRTFAGLVALSGVDLEIGRDEVVGLIGPNGAGKSTLVNILTGFDQPTDGRVEFDGDDITVVAAHNRVRMGIARTFQHARNFRGLSVRENIEVSALGAGATPRQAAKRGENLLRLLDLSDLAEMQAHALPHGEEQKLGVARALATHPSFVLLDEPAAGLGEAEVPAFAEVVRAVREVHEAGVLLIEHNFDLIVQVCDRIHVLEEGRTLAIGCPDEIRRHPAVVAAYLGTTTSGVGGG; this is encoded by the coding sequence TTGAGCACGGACGGAATCGCGTCAGCCACCTCTGCGGTTGATGAGAGACGGCCCGCATCGAATCTGCGGGCCGTCTCGATCAGCCGGACCTTTGCGGGTTTGGTGGCACTCTCGGGTGTCGACTTGGAGATCGGACGCGACGAGGTGGTGGGGCTCATCGGTCCAAACGGCGCCGGGAAATCGACGCTGGTGAATATCCTGACCGGGTTCGACCAGCCGACCGACGGCCGAGTCGAGTTCGACGGTGACGACATTACGGTCGTGGCGGCCCACAACCGGGTCAGGATGGGAATCGCTCGGACCTTTCAACACGCCCGGAACTTTCGGGGTCTGTCGGTCCGGGAGAACATTGAGGTGAGTGCACTGGGAGCAGGCGCAACTCCGCGACAGGCGGCGAAGCGAGGAGAGAACCTACTTCGCCTCCTCGATCTGTCCGACCTGGCGGAGATGCAGGCTCACGCGCTCCCTCACGGCGAGGAGCAGAAGCTTGGCGTGGCACGCGCGCTCGCCACCCATCCGAGTTTCGTATTGCTCGATGAGCCTGCTGCGGGACTCGGCGAGGCCGAGGTTCCGGCGTTCGCCGAGGTCGTGCGGGCCGTCAGAGAAGTTCACGAAGCCGGTGTGCTGCTGATCGAGCACAATTTCGACCTCATCGTTCAGGTCTGTGACCGGATCCATGTATTGGAAGAAGGCCGGACCCTTGCCATCGGCTGTCCGGACGAGATCAGACGTCACCCGGCGGTCGTGGCCGCATATCTGGGAACAACCACATCGGGAGTCGGTGGTGGCTGA
- the naaA gene encoding 5-nitroanthranilic acid aminohydrolase, with translation MTSADAIRLVGEAVDRDRLVETAMALVAIPSPTGREEEAAGYLCAVLSDLGLTTIQQRIEPGRSNAVGRLTGAGGGRSLMFNGHLDTSYSGEEPWLKGPGFKPDPIIRDDAILGLGIMNMKGSIACYVEAVRAILDAGIRLGGDVIVAGVAGEIEKAEWGDEFEGAEYRGYGVGTRHLVTHGVLADACVLGEPTEEKIVLGHFGTMWVRISTRGPFFHSAYSQGRIRENSIIRMQNVLDDITAWIPSWEKTATFHGVSGVVNIGAIRGGFPWRVSRTPHRTDVFLDVRVPPTMPMKAAEATIRDLVHDLDERHPEADIEMEVYVTACGTEIDADHPIVTAIDQAHRAAFGSAPEHDYVRWASDASTLQRYEVPAVNYGPISSALPGPEGESVPIESLANIAKSYAMTAVSFCGVKA, from the coding sequence GTGACCTCGGCCGACGCGATCCGCCTCGTTGGTGAGGCGGTGGACCGAGACCGACTCGTCGAAACGGCCATGGCACTCGTTGCCATTCCCAGCCCGACCGGCCGGGAAGAGGAAGCAGCCGGCTACCTCTGCGCCGTCCTCTCCGATCTCGGGCTCACCACCATCCAACAGAGGATCGAACCTGGGCGGTCCAACGCGGTCGGCCGGCTCACCGGTGCGGGCGGCGGGCGATCGCTCATGTTCAACGGACATCTCGATACGTCGTATTCGGGAGAGGAACCATGGTTGAAAGGCCCTGGATTCAAGCCGGATCCGATCATTCGAGACGACGCCATCCTCGGGCTTGGAATCATGAACATGAAGGGCTCCATCGCATGCTACGTCGAAGCCGTCCGTGCGATCCTCGACGCCGGGATCCGGCTCGGAGGTGATGTCATCGTCGCCGGCGTCGCGGGAGAGATCGAAAAGGCGGAATGGGGTGATGAGTTCGAGGGCGCCGAGTATCGGGGGTATGGGGTCGGGACACGGCACCTGGTCACCCACGGCGTCCTCGCCGACGCCTGTGTGCTCGGCGAGCCGACCGAGGAGAAGATCGTCCTCGGGCATTTCGGAACGATGTGGGTTCGGATCTCGACGCGGGGGCCCTTCTTCCACTCTGCCTACAGCCAAGGCCGGATCCGCGAGAACTCGATCATCCGGATGCAGAACGTCCTGGACGACATCACCGCGTGGATCCCGTCCTGGGAGAAAACGGCCACCTTCCACGGCGTCTCGGGGGTCGTCAACATCGGAGCGATTCGAGGCGGGTTCCCGTGGCGCGTCAGTCGAACCCCACACCGGACGGATGTGTTTCTCGACGTCCGTGTGCCACCGACGATGCCGATGAAGGCTGCCGAGGCAACGATCCGCGATCTCGTACACGACCTCGATGAACGCCACCCGGAGGCGGACATCGAAATGGAGGTCTACGTGACCGCCTGTGGCACCGAGATCGACGCAGATCATCCAATCGTCACCGCCATCGACCAGGCGCATCGGGCGGCCTTCGGAAGCGCGCCCGAGCACGACTACGTGCGCTGGGCATCAGATGCCTCCACGCTGCAGCGCTACGAGGTACCGGCGGTGAACTACGGTCCGATCTCGTCTGCCTTGCCTGGACCTGAAGGAGAGAGCGTTCCCATCGAGTCCCTCGCCAACATCGCCAAGTCGTATGCAATGACAGCCGTCTCCTTCTGTGGGGTGAAAGCATGA
- the panE_1 gene encoding 2-dehydropantoate 2-reductase has translation MKIGIIGCGAVGSLFAAHLAALDDVEVWIFDVWREHVEAIKRDGLRLTGIGELHTRPRATTDATELPALDFGIVATKGLYTRDAIAASAHAFADAAVCSVQNGVGNEEVIAEYVPRVIRGTTFPAGRVTAPGVVQWDAAGKTWIGPFEPKPAPMEDVIRLAETLTRSGMETQALADARGAQWTKLIFNAASNALCSLTRLPHGRAALHPDVRWVMDAVITEGKAVADELGITMEKDPADLLEESIAVALDHKPSMLQDVFSRRRTEIDQLNGGICRFGDEVGIATPFNRTAWYLIRGLEASWELEET, from the coding sequence GTGAAGATCGGGATCATCGGATGTGGCGCAGTCGGAAGCCTGTTCGCCGCACATCTCGCCGCGCTCGACGACGTCGAAGTCTGGATCTTCGACGTCTGGCGGGAGCACGTAGAGGCGATCAAGCGTGACGGATTGCGGTTGACGGGAATCGGAGAGCTTCACACTCGACCGAGAGCCACGACCGACGCGACGGAGCTTCCGGCGCTCGACTTCGGCATCGTGGCCACCAAGGGCCTGTACACACGCGATGCCATCGCTGCATCCGCCCACGCGTTCGCCGATGCCGCCGTCTGCTCGGTTCAGAACGGCGTCGGCAATGAGGAAGTCATCGCCGAGTACGTTCCGCGTGTGATCCGGGGAACGACGTTCCCCGCGGGACGTGTCACCGCCCCGGGCGTCGTACAGTGGGATGCGGCCGGAAAGACCTGGATCGGCCCCTTCGAGCCGAAGCCGGCGCCCATGGAAGATGTCATACGACTGGCCGAAACGCTGACACGCTCCGGCATGGAGACCCAGGCACTTGCGGATGCTCGTGGGGCACAATGGACGAAACTCATCTTCAACGCCGCGTCGAATGCACTCTGCTCCTTGACCCGACTCCCCCACGGTCGGGCAGCCCTGCATCCCGACGTTCGCTGGGTAATGGACGCGGTCATCACCGAGGGCAAGGCGGTCGCAGACGAGCTCGGCATCACGATGGAAAAGGATCCTGCAGACCTGCTCGAGGAGAGCATCGCCGTCGCCCTCGATCACAAGCCGAGCATGCTCCAGGATGTCTTTTCGCGGCGCCGCACCGAGATCGATCAGCTCAACGGGGGGATCTGCCGCTTCGGTGACGAGGTCGGGATCGCGACACCGTTCAACCGCACCGCCTGGTACCTCATCCGAGGTCTCGAAGCTTCGTGGGAACTGGAGGAGACATGA
- the leuA_2 gene encoding 2-isopropylmalate synthase — protein MIDRSRVWTGTLNEEAIDRPLGHVGIYDTSLRDGEQAVGCVLGAELKLEIARALDTLGVDRIEAGFPRVTPEDARAYELIMADDLDAEIWGFSRAVPADVEQLTELGVRFAVVEAPISDGKLAAYGLDRAKVTERVVRAVEHAAGHDVTVCFFGVDGSRADPAFMERIYRAAVDAGAAEVAMVDTLGIASPEAVTLLIERCRAWIGPDIPIHWHGHNDFGLAVAGSLAAVRAGATWVQGSINGMGERAGNTDLGEFALALEALYGGSTRLRFDRMTAVADLIQELSGYDLAPWKAVTGRNLFVRESGAVAMQFHEPAAVEPYSSELVGAERGIVLGKKSGIVSIRIKAAELGIDLPVELEAAVLADVKALGSAKRDLVTDAELRHIVAHRREQG, from the coding sequence ATGATCGACCGCTCTCGAGTCTGGACGGGCACACTCAACGAGGAGGCCATCGACCGTCCTCTCGGCCATGTCGGGATCTACGACACGAGCCTGCGCGACGGGGAACAGGCCGTCGGATGTGTCCTCGGCGCCGAACTGAAGCTCGAGATCGCCCGTGCGCTCGACACACTCGGTGTCGACCGGATCGAGGCGGGCTTTCCCAGAGTGACGCCCGAGGATGCCCGCGCCTATGAGCTCATCATGGCCGATGACCTCGATGCCGAGATCTGGGGATTCTCCCGTGCGGTCCCCGCCGACGTGGAGCAGCTCACCGAGCTCGGGGTCAGGTTCGCGGTCGTCGAGGCGCCGATCAGCGACGGCAAACTCGCCGCCTACGGCCTCGACCGGGCGAAGGTGACCGAACGGGTCGTCCGGGCCGTCGAACACGCCGCCGGACATGACGTCACGGTCTGTTTCTTCGGAGTCGACGGCTCACGGGCCGACCCGGCCTTCATGGAACGCATCTATCGGGCGGCAGTGGACGCAGGCGCGGCAGAGGTCGCCATGGTCGACACCCTCGGCATCGCATCCCCGGAGGCGGTCACACTGCTCATCGAGCGGTGTCGTGCGTGGATAGGCCCGGACATCCCGATCCACTGGCATGGCCACAACGACTTTGGCCTCGCCGTCGCGGGTTCTCTCGCGGCGGTCCGAGCCGGAGCGACTTGGGTACAGGGATCGATCAACGGGATGGGTGAACGAGCGGGCAATACCGACCTCGGGGAGTTCGCGCTCGCCCTCGAAGCACTCTATGGCGGCTCCACACGGTTGCGATTCGATCGGATGACCGCCGTCGCCGACCTCATCCAGGAACTCTCCGGCTACGACCTCGCACCGTGGAAGGCGGTCACCGGAAGGAACCTCTTCGTGCGAGAGTCGGGAGCCGTCGCCATGCAGTTTCACGAACCGGCCGCCGTGGAGCCATATTCCTCCGAACTCGTCGGAGCCGAACGTGGGATCGTCCTCGGCAAGAAGAGCGGGATCGTGAGCATCCGCATCAAAGCTGCCGAACTCGGCATCGACCTTCCCGTCGAGCTCGAAGCCGCAGTGCTCGCCGACGTCAAGGCCCTCGGATCGGCAAAACGAGACCTCGTGACCGACGCCGAGCTCCGGCATATCGTCGCGCACCGCCGAGAGCAGGGGTGA
- a CDS encoding receptor family ligand binding region gives MRMRSSIGIMVVVLAMLAVACSSGSTATTATTATTATTATTQATTTQATTTTAGVTTTVPPEPIMVGAAIDLTSFMAPFDAPAALAGKLVFDDVNTSGGVDGRKFDFVVTDTQGVAEQYKAAATEDVSKGASVIWVTCDVDISTPAIQVGLEAGLLTVAPCIGTDQMGPKRFAAAGKLAFSFGNEAQDEGAAMAEYAIGQGWTTAVIVRDNLLVYFQNVVDAFKQRFVERGGEIVLEENFTNGDGTIGNVATAVANAQADVVAISTAFNDLPGFVTADRSLADNKPILCSWACDGAYWVPKDLSNFYYVTYASVFGDDPSPEVNDLIAKMDAAGSKPTTGGFVGGADAAKAIAAAIKATGGTDGQALADYLENLKDFPGVAGPISFSKDAHTVFGRPYRVIRITNGEHAVVDVLSATSPATIP, from the coding sequence ATGCGCATGCGGAGTTCGATAGGAATCATGGTGGTGGTGCTGGCCATGTTGGCGGTCGCGTGCAGTAGCGGGTCAACGGCCACGACGGCCACGACGGCCACGACGGCCACGACGGCCACGACCCAGGCCACTACGACTCAGGCGACGACCACGACTGCCGGTGTGACGACTACCGTTCCGCCGGAGCCGATCATGGTTGGCGCTGCCATCGATCTCACGAGCTTCATGGCTCCATTCGATGCGCCGGCCGCCTTGGCAGGCAAGCTGGTTTTCGATGATGTCAACACGTCGGGCGGGGTTGATGGTCGCAAGTTCGATTTTGTCGTTACTGATACTCAGGGCGTGGCGGAGCAGTACAAGGCGGCCGCAACCGAAGATGTTTCGAAAGGCGCCAGTGTGATTTGGGTGACCTGCGATGTCGACATCTCCACTCCTGCGATCCAGGTGGGTCTCGAGGCCGGACTGCTGACCGTGGCGCCTTGTATCGGGACCGATCAGATGGGGCCCAAGCGATTCGCCGCGGCCGGAAAGCTCGCATTCAGCTTCGGTAACGAGGCTCAGGATGAGGGCGCCGCGATGGCCGAGTATGCGATTGGCCAAGGATGGACGACGGCTGTGATCGTTCGCGACAACTTGCTGGTGTATTTCCAGAACGTCGTTGATGCGTTCAAGCAGCGGTTCGTCGAGCGTGGCGGCGAGATCGTTCTGGAGGAGAATTTCACCAACGGTGACGGGACCATCGGGAACGTGGCAACGGCGGTTGCCAACGCCCAGGCCGATGTGGTGGCGATTTCGACCGCTTTCAACGATCTGCCCGGGTTCGTGACCGCGGATCGGAGTCTGGCCGACAACAAGCCCATTCTCTGCTCGTGGGCGTGCGACGGCGCGTACTGGGTGCCGAAGGATCTGTCGAACTTCTACTACGTGACGTATGCGTCCGTGTTCGGTGACGATCCATCCCCCGAGGTGAACGATCTCATCGCAAAGATGGATGCGGCGGGTTCGAAACCCACCACCGGTGGGTTCGTAGGTGGAGCGGATGCCGCAAAAGCCATAGCCGCGGCAATCAAGGCGACCGGTGGGACCGACGGACAGGCCCTGGCCGACTACCTCGAGAACCTCAAAGACTTCCCAGGTGTGGCCGGACCGATCTCCTTCTCGAAAGATGCACACACGGTGTTCGGTCGTCCGTATCGGGTGATCCGCATCACCAACGGGGAACATGCCGTGGTGGACGTACTCTCGGCGACCTCGCCTGCAACGATTCCTTGA
- the panE_2 gene encoding 2-dehydropantoate 2-reductase gives MTLTRICVVGAGTIGSLCAGHLARVADISLLVRRPEQAEVLNAAGLRISGKSDFTVAVHATTDPATLPEFDLAIVATKAPHVATAVSSLAGHSPNATVMTIQNGLGVEEVIRRHGPWRLISAVTFMSGTRRDDRHVEYELDTATWMGPYAGTATPLPDVEEVGRLFEKAGLHVEVLSDLCPAQWSKLIFNSAVNGVAAVTDLPHVALFARRDRESDLGHLVHDLMEEGLKVATARGVTLWEDPWKMNVEAVSRGSTLAEEYAHIPSMLADIRAGRRTEADFIQGSLVREAALAGVAVPLTTALYRLVKARDRSFDD, from the coding sequence ATGACCTTGACGAGGATCTGTGTCGTCGGAGCGGGAACGATCGGCTCGCTTTGTGCCGGCCATCTGGCCCGTGTCGCCGACATATCGCTCCTCGTGCGGCGCCCGGAGCAGGCCGAGGTGCTCAACGCCGCGGGACTTCGTATCTCCGGCAAGTCGGACTTCACCGTCGCCGTGCACGCCACGACCGATCCTGCCACCCTTCCCGAGTTCGACCTTGCCATCGTCGCCACGAAAGCCCCCCATGTCGCAACCGCCGTGTCCTCTCTCGCCGGACACTCGCCCAACGCCACCGTCATGACGATACAAAACGGACTTGGTGTGGAAGAGGTCATTCGCCGCCACGGTCCATGGCGACTCATCTCCGCGGTGACCTTCATGAGCGGCACGCGCCGGGACGATCGACACGTTGAATACGAACTGGACACCGCCACCTGGATGGGACCCTACGCCGGCACGGCAACACCGCTCCCCGACGTCGAAGAAGTGGGACGACTATTCGAGAAAGCCGGGCTCCACGTCGAAGTGCTCTCCGATCTGTGCCCCGCCCAATGGTCGAAGCTCATCTTCAACTCTGCGGTCAATGGTGTGGCAGCCGTGACGGATCTCCCACACGTGGCCCTGTTCGCACGGCGCGATCGTGAGAGCGATCTCGGGCACCTCGTCCACGACCTCATGGAGGAAGGGCTGAAAGTGGCCACGGCAAGAGGCGTGACCCTCTGGGAAGACCCGTGGAAGATGAACGTCGAAGCCGTCAGCCGCGGGAGCACGCTGGCCGAAGAGTACGCCCACATCCCGTCGATGCTCGCAGACATCCGGGCCGGACGCCGTACCGAAGCAGACTTCATTCAGGGCTCACTTGTACGGGAGGCGGCCCTGGCCGGGGTGGCGGTACCGTTGACCACCGCGCTGTACCGGCTCGTGAAAGCCCGCGACCGCTCTTTCGACGACTGA
- a CDS encoding ureidoglycolate lyase, translated as MKLITFDDPTGTRHPGLIRDDRALAIDAPDMRSVFEGGDEALAAAGNGQGPSWPLADVTLRAPIIPKKFFHTAGNFREHEDESKRVGWSHEIAPWIVFFQNVDAIIGPDEPIIYPSHLTSELDYELELAIVIKKAGKHFGPEEAKDYIGGYLIFNDVTARDIQRVEMKSGVFSFCKAIDTFCPIGPWIVTPDELGDPRKLDMLLRVNGETRQKSHSSNMTVTIPQIIAHYSPLGYSPGDIVSTGTVAGVAAFRADAEDFYLQPGDRVECEIENIGILANPIISWEQAYGTPPPTPRRAEP; from the coding sequence ATGAAACTGATCACGTTCGACGACCCGACCGGCACGCGACACCCCGGGCTCATCCGAGACGACCGCGCACTCGCCATCGATGCGCCCGACATGCGAAGCGTGTTCGAGGGCGGCGACGAAGCTCTGGCCGCCGCGGGGAATGGCCAAGGTCCGTCCTGGCCGCTCGCCGATGTCACACTCCGAGCTCCGATCATCCCGAAGAAGTTCTTCCACACGGCCGGTAACTTTCGGGAGCACGAGGACGAGTCGAAGCGAGTCGGCTGGTCGCACGAGATCGCCCCATGGATCGTCTTCTTCCAGAATGTCGATGCCATCATCGGCCCCGACGAACCGATCATCTACCCCTCCCATCTCACCTCGGAGCTCGACTACGAGTTGGAGCTCGCGATCGTCATCAAGAAGGCGGGAAAGCACTTCGGGCCCGAGGAGGCCAAGGACTACATCGGCGGCTACCTCATCTTCAACGATGTCACCGCTCGGGACATCCAGCGAGTCGAGATGAAATCGGGTGTCTTCAGCTTCTGCAAGGCGATCGACACGTTCTGCCCGATCGGTCCGTGGATCGTGACACCGGACGAACTCGGAGACCCGCGCAAGCTGGACATGCTGCTTCGCGTCAACGGGGAGACACGGCAGAAATCACACTCTTCCAACATGACGGTCACGATCCCCCAGATCATCGCCCACTACTCCCCTCTCGGATACAGCCCCGGCGATATCGTCTCGACCGGGACGGTGGCAGGAGTCGCGGCGTTCCGAGCCGATGCAGAAGACTTCTACCTGCAACCGGGTGATCGGGTCGAATGCGAGATCGAGAACATCGGCATTCTCGCGAATCCGATCATCTCGTGGGAGCAGGCGTACGGAACCCCGCCCCCGACGCCCCGGAGGGCAGAACCGTGA
- the pepQ_1 gene encoding xaa-Pro dipeptidase, translated as MTTPTPSRIEIDRRHRVIRDALARDDLDALVIAGSEYTGFEGAIRWVSGFRMVHRYAYALVPRDGDPIAVFPTEARWVGEHGECWFDEQVFADVPGLWIRELARARGWHRIGVYGVNFIMPVRDHVALTAGDVEIVDYDVEFDLIRAVKSEEELTFVRSSFDLNERGFWEVLDAYEPGKTEAEIMAPAEALFVAHGTTRTTMNMVLSGRHGTAGPEFKHPDPSRPVAADDLLLYSIEIAGPSGYWAEFARPICAGGLASPTIEIMAAYQDCFERARTTLRAGNTAHDVHTAVFGAFSGLAVKAGHVTGHSIDMIMVAHPRIGVGVETVLEENMIISIHPHIVTNDERHCLYVQETFRVTASGGEQLSGVPIVSFDGSERREAP; from the coding sequence ATGACGACGCCCACACCCAGCCGGATCGAGATCGACCGCCGCCACCGGGTGATTCGTGATGCGCTCGCCCGCGACGATCTCGACGCCCTCGTCATCGCCGGCTCCGAGTACACGGGCTTCGAAGGAGCGATTCGATGGGTTTCGGGATTCCGGATGGTGCACCGTTACGCGTATGCGCTGGTGCCGCGAGACGGAGACCCGATCGCCGTGTTCCCCACCGAGGCCAGATGGGTGGGCGAGCACGGGGAGTGTTGGTTCGATGAGCAGGTCTTCGCGGATGTGCCGGGTCTGTGGATCCGTGAACTCGCCCGAGCGCGTGGATGGCACCGAATCGGCGTGTACGGGGTCAACTTCATCATGCCGGTACGCGATCACGTCGCACTCACGGCTGGAGACGTCGAGATCGTCGACTACGACGTCGAGTTCGATCTCATCCGCGCGGTCAAGAGCGAAGAGGAGCTCACGTTCGTCCGCTCGAGCTTCGATCTCAACGAGCGCGGATTCTGGGAGGTCCTCGACGCCTACGAGCCCGGGAAGACGGAAGCGGAGATCATGGCACCCGCGGAGGCACTCTTCGTCGCACATGGCACCACCCGCACAACGATGAACATGGTTCTTTCGGGCAGGCACGGTACCGCGGGGCCGGAGTTCAAGCACCCCGATCCGTCGCGTCCCGTTGCCGCCGACGACCTTCTCCTCTATTCGATCGAGATTGCCGGCCCATCGGGATACTGGGCCGAGTTTGCCCGCCCGATCTGCGCAGGCGGCCTCGCCTCGCCCACGATCGAGATCATGGCCGCGTACCAGGACTGCTTCGAACGGGCTCGCACGACCCTGCGTGCCGGCAACACCGCCCACGACGTCCACACCGCGGTGTTCGGCGCCTTCTCCGGTCTCGCCGTCAAGGCGGGCCACGTGACCGGACATTCGATCGACATGATCATGGTGGCCCATCCGCGCATCGGGGTCGGTGTCGAGACCGTCCTCGAGGAGAACATGATCATCTCCATCCACCCGCACATCGTGACGAACGACGAGCGTCATTGTCTCTACGTGCAAGAAACCTTCCGGGTCACTGCGTCGGGCGGGGAGCAACTCTCGGGGGTTCCCATCGTGAGCTTCGACGGATCCGAACGAAGGGAGGCGCCGTGA